The sequence CTAATTAGCTTAGTAATGATgtcataatataataataataatagataGATAGTTTAAGTCTTCTTCAACTAAAAAACAAAGGATTAagctacaatttaaaaaaaaaaaatcaacaaataaatgggaaaaatttattttatatagaactataaatgtagaaactaagagaaaaaaaagagaTAAAAACAGCTCGAAATTGcattgtttttagttttccttaaaagggtaaatttttgtttgtttatgcttcatttcttttttaaggaaaatctatttaataaaattaccaaataaaAGAGTTATAATTAGTAATAGTAATAATCATcataatataattcatattttcaaaaataagcataattaaaaataaaacatgttggttgttattattttcttattatattaACACATATCGTTCAATCATCCAAAAGTAATAATAATCATCATTATAAAGTCAAAACtacattacaaaacatttttgttaaataaaaatgtttttctttttgttattgtttatttcctcttttgtttaaaagttttatttatgtagtataggccaaaattgtttttggttgtttgtttgtctGTGGTATTTgagaaaagttttgaaaaatatatataaagaaaaaaatacaaaataaataaaatgaatttcgTTCGGTATAGAGTTTTAAGTTGAATTTAAAGTGCtaccaataaattttgttacgttttctgtttttgtttgtttttgtttttttgaggattgtgtgtttattttatacagagctgtaaatgaatcactcatttttgaattaattcgcgaatcattcacacaaaaaaatgaattgaatgaaatttgagtcaattcaaatgaatttggtaaaaatgaattgcaattcgtttctaattcaaatgaattgaattgattttgaattaattcaaatgaatttggtaaaaatgaattgcaattcgtttccaattcaaatgaattgaattgattttgaattaattcaattcatttacaattcatttgaattgaattgattttgaattaattcaaatgaattagaaaaaaaattagcaattcatttccaaatgcattctaattaaatctaattagccttatttatgaaactcaattgtgttttgaactacatacattgttatttttcctgatttttgattatttttggaagatagttttatttttttgaaataaatataatataaatattagcaaaaagtttgtcgttgggtggtcgtgggtcacaaaatttcaaaaattattaattgcttcttgaatattaaatatgttttgtcgttcagcgtatttcaaaataaaaatcagttcttcttgaagaaataaactccaaacaccatgttttcattgatcaggcgcgtatacaggacaaggcttttcaatttttgtactggatattttcattttggtaggagaaatgtttcattccccctagagatctgctcttgaatttgattgattgcaactcattttcgagtcattcatttgaattgctaattcttttttctaattcatttgaattaattcaaaatcaattcaattcaaatgaattgtaaatgaattgcaactcatttttacaaattcatttgaattagaaatgaattgaaattcatttctgcttaattcgtttgaattgattcaaatttcattcaattcattttttcaattcaatgaattaattcaaaatttagctaattcataatgaattaaaatcaaaaaagaatgattcatttacagctctgattttatattgttgtatatggttattaaaaatgttgtttgtaaattattttgggTTTTATCTtaacacaaagaaaaaatatatgtaattgcAATTAGATAGTAAAGTTgcgtttgtttttgtttgctttcTCCTCAATCTTCATCTTGTTCTCttggtttttctttattttgtttgtttttcttttttactttttaagatGTTAATACAAATTAATGTTGCTTTACAACatggttgttggttggttggtttgttgCATTTGAAATTTACTTGTCCTTTTCGGTTTCAGCAGCAATGGGCTTCTTGTTGCCAATGGGAATGGCTACTTTGATCCTAAAAAGAAGTAagataaaaatagaaatattaataacacATTAATTTATTAGAGAAGATTTGAGGTTACTTACTTTTCGGTTACTTCAGCAACTTTGCTTCTGGCCAAATCCAAGTAAGTATCAATAGattgtttgttgttttcataGACCTTGGGCAAGGTGAACAAGGAGACAAAGGCTGAAACAGAAAAAAGCaatgaatacatacatacatattttttataaaaaaaaatttgttaattgtaaaaattttggcgtgaaaaatctttaataaacgATGACTTTTTTGTGAATTGATGTTTTTAGGTTATTTTTGTGTAGGACCATTTATACTAACAGGAAAAATAGGTATTTCAAAGTCTCATCGAtctgtataaaataaacattcgAACATGTTCCACCATGCCAAAATTTTTCTGACAGTTTTTTCACCAACGAACAGTTTTCAATGGAACCTTTATTTTTAGTGAATTCAAACATTACTAGTTTGGAATAAAAATCGTAGAGGATTGACGAATTGTTAAATTAGCAATTCGTTGAAAATGGTTTTCAAAACTTTtctagaaatttttatatttttattgaaatgaaacattttttcaaacatcACTAGTTTGGAATAAAAAGCGTAGcgtatttcctttaaaataagaACAGAAAATACGATTATATTTTGAGAGCATAAAAATCAGACATCCGAAAAAGAGGGTATgtttttttcttcgtttttttgttgctatttttatcTGAGTTATTAAGAAATGTTGTTTTGCCAAATAGGCAATTCCAAAAATTGcgaattgaaaattaattcagaaaatgttaaaaaattttgtaaaattacaaaaaattaaaattagcagcaaatattttttggcgttTTAAAATTCAGAGATTTGAAAGAATACAAAAAATACTCTTTATAAAAGAATAATCTTTATAAATCTACAACGGATTAAAAAAGTACAAGTACAATTTAAATGCGTAAAAATTATACAAGACagtatttttacatttattttaactttaaaaaaaaatacacaaaaaagagaaatatttaaaaaactttctgAAACTATTTATTGGCGACTTAAAAATCGCAGCGATTctacaaaaagtattttttttttttaattttaattttcgaagttttaagttcgaatttttgtttttatggaaattttacttattttgaagtgaaatgaaaaatatctttaacctttttgctttaaataaagCGCACTTACCCAAAATCACCAATGTCATGCCATTGAACCAAGCTCCAATGTAGGTCATAACCCACATAATCACACCGAATTTAATGGAATCGACTAAATCCTCAACCAAGAACAATCTTCTCAATTCAGCAGTGAAGCCATTTAAATGGGCAACAGCAACACCGGCAATATTTTGGATTTTCTCTTGGGACAATGTTAAATCGAATTCCAAATATTCTCTAAAAGcgaaacgaaacaaaaaaatattattaataacaatattttataaatatttaacaatattaataatacaACTTACTTGAAGGGATGACCATCGGAGGTCTTTTGTATGGCCTGCATAACTGATTTATAGATTCTGAAGGCAATTGTGCCTGTCAGTAAGATCAACGACAAATAGGCAAATACACTGATGACAGAGAAACATGAAATGGCCAAAAGTGTGACAAGACCAGCACCAAAAACAATACCCGATTTTTTCACATCGCGCCAGTAAATAAGGGACTCcactaaaagtaaaaaaaataaaaaataaatcagttaattttgtttttaaattaaataaatattaaaaataataagagtacaatatataaaatttgttatacagtagaattcaaaatgttttaatttcaaaattgtttagacagctggttttttgtttaatatatacaatatattaaGCTTTTTAGGCATTTGTTTAGAGAGTGGTAATCgttatttgataagtaaaattCAGATAATTTCGAAATGTTTAAtatcaaaaacctttttaaaatcttttccaATAATTCCCcaggaaaatgtttaaatttgtttgatttatgCGGTTTAATTGTAATATGTTTTCCACAGATTACACAGATATGAATTAGCTGGTTCctaaagaaaaagaaattgttgtGGTTTTGAAAAGAGGGACAATGTCTATTGCAtttttctctcgctctgcaAACCACGACCATTATAAAGTGtttgtagaatgtcaaaataacGATATTACTTTTTTGAGAACTGTCATTTGTATCATATCTGTGTAAtatgttatgttttcttttgaaatttaactttttaagaatctttttcaataattcttaggaatatgttcaaaattatttgatgtacatatatattttaaatggaatttcttATGAGCCGAATTTTAGccttttaagaattttagaaattttttatttttttttaatttaatggaaGATTTCTTTTGATTGaaaaatttactgaaattgGCAGTAATTTTTAGAATTAATCTAAAAATTTCGGAATAATTAGATtcttacattttatttgatcagaatttttactttttaacaatCATTTTCAATAATTCTTATACATTTGAATTAGAATATGTTTCTTTTTCAATAATTCCATAGGAAAATATTCggattaatttgattttaattctaatatgttctcttttgaaactaattttaactttctaagaatatttttcaataattcccTAGGAAAATttacgaataattcgaatttgCTTTCATTTATgtcaaaattttgcattttaaatatatttttcaataattccctgcgaaaattttcaaattatacagTTTAATtcgaatatgttttcttttaggTCGAAATTTGGCtttttaagcatatttttcaatattt comes from Calliphora vicina chromosome 2, idCalVici1.1, whole genome shotgun sequence and encodes:
- the Rtnl1 gene encoding reticulon-1-A isoform X5; the protein is MAGGRKISRNNSSNQQLPERGPVESLIYWRDVKKSGIVFGAGLVTLLAISCFSVISVFAYLSLILLTGTIAFRIYKSVMQAIQKTSDGHPFKEYLEFDLTLSQEKIQNIAGVAVAHLNGFTAELRRLFLVEDLVDSIKFGVIMWVMTYIGAWFNGMTLVILAFVSLFTLPKVYENNKQSIDTYLDLARSKVAEVTEKIKVAIPIGNKKPIAAETEKDK
- the Rtnl1 gene encoding reticulon-1-A isoform X3; translated protein: MDTVGEQPAQNGVYKKRPFICSLLDPNAWFKPERLHPRVESLIYWRDVKKSGIVFGAGLVTLLAISCFSVISVFAYLSLILLTGTIAFRIYKSVMQAIQKTSDGHPFKEYLEFDLTLSQEKIQNIAGVAVAHLNGFTAELRRLFLVEDLVDSIKFGVIMWVMTYIGAWFNGMTLVILAFVSLFTLPKVYENNKQSIDTYLDLARSKVAEVTEKIKVAIPIGNKKPIAAETEKDK
- the Rtnl1 gene encoding reticulon-1-A isoform X6 — protein: MSKMESLIYWRDVKKSGIVFGAGLVTLLAISCFSVISVFAYLSLILLTGTIAFRIYKSVMQAIQKTSDGHPFKEYLEFDLTLSQEKIQNIAGVAVAHLNGFTAELRRLFLVEDLVDSIKFGVIMWVMTYIGAWFNGMTLVILAFVSLFTLPKVYENNKQSIDTYLDLARSKVAEVTEKIKVAIPIGNKKPIAAETEKDK
- the Rtnl1 gene encoding reticulon-1-A isoform X4, producing MAALEQVQEILALLTEITEMPLNRESLESLIYWRDVKKSGIVFGAGLVTLLAISCFSVISVFAYLSLILLTGTIAFRIYKSVMQAIQKTSDGHPFKEYLEFDLTLSQEKIQNIAGVAVAHLNGFTAELRRLFLVEDLVDSIKFGVIMWVMTYIGAWFNGMTLVILAFVSLFTLPKVYENNKQSIDTYLDLARSKVAEVTEKIKVAIPIGNKKPIAAETEKDK